One Jeotgalicoccus saudimassiliensis DNA window includes the following coding sequences:
- a CDS encoding N-acetylglucosaminidase, giving the protein MERIKENIPFILLIIVMALFTLAFFVSETSFFKTEEISTYTFEEAVSMQVNNNTGDVKLTGSMTEYADENDIKEAMSLENSSNFQFVPLDTKTGAGEEELNTLLEGKGILEGTGRAFMEAERRHNINALYLISHALLETGHGQSELASGIPVEGTTYYNFFGIGAFDHDAIAEGSSYARAADWSSPETAIIGGAEFIRTNYLDGGQNTLYRMRWNPANPGTHLYATDIAWAEKIASIMHGYYDMLGLEYKELDTQNYNNQPE; this is encoded by the coding sequence ATGGAAAGGATTAAAGAAAATATTCCGTTTATACTGCTGATAATTGTTATGGCATTATTTACGCTGGCATTCTTTGTTTCAGAAACTTCATTTTTTAAAACGGAGGAGATTTCCACGTATACTTTTGAAGAAGCTGTCAGTATGCAGGTCAATAATAATACGGGTGATGTGAAGCTTACAGGCAGCATGACAGAATATGCAGATGAAAATGATATAAAAGAAGCGATGAGTCTGGAAAACAGCAGTAACTTTCAATTTGTTCCACTGGATACAAAGACAGGCGCTGGTGAAGAAGAACTGAACACGCTGCTGGAGGGCAAAGGGATATTGGAAGGAACTGGCCGCGCGTTTATGGAGGCGGAACGTAGACATAACATCAATGCGCTTTATCTGATCAGCCATGCACTGCTGGAAACGGGTCACGGTCAATCGGAACTTGCGTCGGGTATTCCGGTTGAAGGGACAACGTATTACAATTTCTTTGGTATCGGTGCGTTCGACCACGATGCGATTGCCGAAGGTTCGAGCTACGCACGGGCTGCCGACTGGTCATCACCGGAAACGGCGATTATCGGCGGTGCGGAATTTATCCGGACAAACTACCTGGACGGCGGACAGAACACGCTGTACCGAATGCGCTGGAATCCGGCAAACCCGGGCACGCATCTCTATGCGACAGATATTGCATGGGCGGAAAAAATCGCGAGTATTATGCACGGTTACTATGATATGCTCGGTCTGGAATACAAAGAACTGGATACACAGAATTATAATAATCAGCCAGAATAG